aatcaataagaatcaatttaaaaaaacatgcaaATCTGATACTACgagtaaattttcttttttcccggctatattcatttgttttactgcagtttaattttaaatacatatttattttttgtaagattAAGGGCCAGTCActccatatttatataatttaagctaAAAAGTTTgcatacttattaaaaaattcattttaaaataatcctcAAGTTTGATGCAGTTTATGACTCCGTCagtatatatgaaaaaaaaagataatttaatatttcttcttcTAATCGTTTATTGCTAGtaaagtaaatgttaaaataccattattttaaatcacttGAGGcaaacaacaattattttatttttgtttttatgacaTGAGTTCGTATGGAACGCAGTAAGTTCAACATACACGTTACACAAGAAATTACTGCAAATGCAGGTAGGTAGCCATAGagataagataaaaattcatttcttAAATCAATATTGATTATTCTACGAAGGCATGTTGATCGACTCCTAGTCACCTgcttaagtttatttactgATAACCATCGATATCGATAATCAATTCTTGTTGGAAAGACCAGTCGCTACCATAAGCTAAATATTGCAGGACGCTTTGGCGTTCTTAGGAAATTGTATACCAGTCAATGACATTGAGTTGTATATACGGAAAATTATTCGAATACTTCACTTGACAACTGCATTAAAGTTTTCCCTACTGATTTATTGAAaccgatttatttattagtcttttgtatataataaagttttcacGTTAATGGCTAATATGTTGATTCGGACtaagtgtaaatttaatacagcTGTTTTAATACGAGTGTTGTTTTTGGGAATACCCTTCGCACATTATTTCTTGTTCGGCGCGATTGTAGGTGAAGAGAAAATTACaggtaaaattgtttaatttgtaatgcGAATGTTTTTATCGAATTTTGATTACGCCACTGCGACAAGCGCCCTATTTGTCAATTTGGATATAATGCAATATTATGCTGTATGCTTTTGATACTATGATTATGTGAGAGTGTTTGTCTTATACATAACTTCactttatgttattttatatataaatataaaaaaaggatattaataaaaacagatttactttaaaaatatttatttatgttataaaatgcgcgatgtttattaaaagtaataaattttagtctCCGAAAAAAAATAGCCATATGAAGCCAGATTTGTTATAGAATATACAAAGTTTACGCCAATTTGAGCTACGGCGTCGTAGCGTGGCTTCTACGCATTTACACGTAGGTACGTACTACATTTCTATAATATGCCACTAAAGGGCATTGCTAAAAGACAAGTGATAATTATatgagtaatataatataatcaattaagAAACATGGTCGGGGAGATttggaatataaatttatacattatgtgAAAGCTTTTCTTTACAGTTGTTTAAATTACTATCATATCATAAAGTCTTAATTGTCctgcttatttatataattatagcgAGTGCGAGTATTTACGCATCTACGATATTAACTGTTTTATGTGTGctgttttgtatgtattataaacacaaaaatatcaaacttttaaaatgtaaaacattacgCGATAATAgtgattgattttatttgaagcATTTTTTGACACCTGATTATGTTATCATTAAAAACGCCTTCCGGGACAGAGATTAATCTCACTGTATTTTAATCCAGTGTAACAGAAGATTTAATGCTATGcttaataattgttactatGCTATGCTTATTTCTTATGTTTGGCCTGCCTGGCTAATTTCTCGATATCACTAAGACGGATGAGGCAGCGCACAGAAACcagaaaaaaatgcaaaattccgctcaaataattaagtatatctTCTATAGTCTTGCTGATTAAAATTACCTTAAACAGGAATCGAGTTCTCTTCTCGACATCTGCTATCAATTGATGTGCATGGAAAGAACTGTACCCCACCAGCGATTCTTGAGTTTCCTTCGGATGGTCTTAATAGGAATCAGAGGCAAcaggtattaattaaaaagtttaaaaataaatgattaagcTATACCCagcgtttttttatagaacagcttACTActctatgtattatttttgataaaatctGTTTTTACGTAGTATAGAGATGTTGAAGGAGCTTCCTATCCTATATGTTGGTCTGTATTATTTTAGCCTTTTAGATTGTGGACTATTGTTTTTGATGatgattgtatttaaatactgCATAGGTAAAATATATCGCCACTTATTGATTTATAACGAGTTGGAATTTATATAacaactagcggatccgacagacgttgtcctgtctacacgtctttaatttcaaaatttcaatttttaataagccattttgatgaaaattattattcaaatgttatgacaatatctaacgatccagcacatggtcacacacgatataacacaatgataacaaaactttttttaaatttcgggacagactaaaattaaaattcgaatattatttaaaatttgacactgcgatggtagcgccgtctgtcggatccaatgtaaaacattccaaaatcagcaacaactaataaattgaaaattaattaaaaaaacattgtccagcggacaaaattgtgaatctaaaccattcccagatccccttgaacacacacaaaaaatttcgtctaaatcggtccagtcgtttaggaggagttcagtcacatacacacgcacacaagaaatatatatatattaagatatatatattttttactttatacgtATAATTTGTGCATGGAATGAATTTATATCTAGATttcatttatgatttttaagtCATCAGCCGTGTCCGCTACAACAGGACCTCCTGAAATCCTGGGTTTAAAGCAatgtatcttaaatatattataatttacaaatctattttaaatttttatattttttatgtttaagagATAATATCGACtcataaagaataaatacaatataacttCTGTTGTAGGGCTTCATCTTGTTGCATTGTGTCCTGGCCATCTACTGCTTTCTTCTTCTCGGCGCTGTCTGCGAGCACTACTTCGTCCCCGCTATCGAGATGATATGTGAACGTAAGTATTgtgtaataacattaaacagATCTTAGGAATTTTCGCAGTTGTATACGAACAACAGACAAACATTTATCCATCATTTCAAAGAACCAttcatttgtataatttaaaatataaggattatatacttaataatataatagtaaatacactaataacaataaacacgaaaacatttatacatacattatcatATTTCCTCTTTTGGCCAAACCGATAATGTTGCCACGTCTAACTGTGTGTAGCGTGAGCCATCCATTTATCCATTACCAGCAAACGTCACACTACAATTGCGTATCGTACATTAAGAGGGTTCATAGATTAGTTTATAGCTGCTCAGGTCCACGGTCTGGGCCTTGGATAATACACAATATACATAGAGGCTGTCCACTTTGTTTCTTTTAGACAAATCATTGTTTACTTCTATTTGCAGGAAATTTCCtaaaagctaaaaaaaatGACTTTACGAATCTTATAGTGATTTTCGAAAcgttaatttttctttaagttaatttttattattattatagattttttaacatctatttttaaaatttacagcgCAGCAACAAGATGTTAAGCTCTAGTTGCAGtcagatatatattattttctattgatCCACACATTTTCCTTGCTTATATTTAACAGGTCTACACATGGAATCTGACATAGCTGGTGCAACATTCATGGCCGCAGCGAGTTCAAGTCCGgagctatttataaattgtgttggCACTTTCGTGACTGAAGGAGATTTGGGAGTGGGCGCGGTCGTTGGCTCAGCAGTTTTTAATGTACTCGCTGTACCAGCGTGCTGTGCCCTCGTTGCCGGCAGGGTACTACATATTTCTTACTGCGCtttctaaattaaactattgctTGTCTAGGAACatcaacatttaaatattaaataacctattataaaatttgttacattgtttttttacataactttcttaccacaaaagaaaaatagtaTGAAATctgatacataaatttatataaaattatttaggtcATAGAGCTGGACTGGTGGTCTATATCTCGCGACTGTCTGATGTATGCAGTAGCCGTACTGGCTCTTATCCTCACTTTAATGGACGATAAGGTTTACTGGCATGAAGCACTTCTACTCGTTCTCATGTACACACTTTATATACTGGGTAAGGCGCCATTTGTTgagacattatttattttatattgtagttAGTATAGACTAgtctaaaaaatactaattttaaataatataacattatgtatatttccAGCGATGGTATTTAATGACAAACTTGGAAATTTTGTCAGAAGTGGATGCTGCTACACTCGAAAGCCAAAACTGTTCACTGAGGTGACACCTCTTTTGTTTAAAGGTACTTTCAATCTGTATACCTTTTTGGATATCATCTTAGCTCTAGCAAAAGAATTAAAGTAGAAGTTgtaatatagaataatttcCATCTAGtcgtataaaaaatcattggaTTACTTTTGCGTTGAGCATTAAGGTTGTATATGTTggtgaaattaaaaacattacgaaaacattttaatcgatatttttttattaattactaatcaCGCGAGTGTACCTATagcatatattttactaaagtaataaataattgtgatattttatagaaaaggacTCATTAGATACTGAAAATCGTGTCACCgtgaaaaatcaaaaaataaacgacGTCGAACAGGGGACAAAGTTGACAAAAACATGCAACTCCACAGACTTAGGTATTTCtgatatatattagttatgtaattaaaatatcgatttatctttacaattttattgtacctagaatgaaaaaaaacattttactgaAAACTAGttgtactgttttttttttgttgtaactCATGCAATCTGCTATTTTAAGAATCAAGCAAAATTTATCTTTGGTCCTGGCCCGATGGTATGTCTTCCACAAAGAAATTCTTCTGGGTCGTGACTTGGCCTCTTTGTCTGCTCCTTTGGATCACGATACCTGACTGTAGACAACACCCACGTCTTTACCCACTCACTTTCATGATGTGCGTAACTTGGATTGGTGGGGTTTCCTATATAGTAGCCTGGATAATCACTATCATTGGTAAGTATGGAATtgcaaaaagaaattaataataaaataattatgaatgaaattaTCAAGCAGACAAAaacttaatgaaattaatgtaaatcCAGTATATGGTGGCACTTCATAAAtaggattattatatattttgaggAAGAGTTTTTCCCAAAATCGGGACCATgagatttaataaacaatttcttttCGATTTTGTTTCCCTAGGTGATACTCTAAATGTTCCCGATAGCATTACGGGATTGACAATTCTTGCTGCAGGGACCAGCCTCCCTGAAGCCGTCTCCAGCGTTCTTGTGACTAACCACGGTAATaacaatactttataaaattggcacattattacttaaactctttttatatttaattttcttttaggaCACGGCTCTATGGGTATAAGTAACTCTATTGGATCAAATACTTTCGACATTCTACTGTGTCTGGGTCTCCCTTGGCTTATTAAGTCCCTCTTCTACCCATGCGTACCTGGTAACCACTGGGTAAGTATTTTGCTACTTATGACGTAGGTGACACAAGAAGAACTAAATTGTCTTGTATATTTCACAGAGAAATAATGATAAGGAATTTATATTTCCAGCTATAGCCCTTTTGAGGTGTTTCCATAAAACTTAGTTGGTTATTGTAGTAATGTGATATTTGTTTCAGGTTCAGCTAAATTCAAGCGGATTGTCGTATAGCGCCATCTCTCTTTTATCCACGCTGTTTGCACTATACGGCGCTCTCgctttaaacaaatttcaacTAGATTGGAAAGTTGGCTTCACCTGCGCCGGTGTCTATCTCGGTTTCTTAGTATTGGCTGCACTGATTGAGTTGAACGTACTTTTTGAAGTCAATTTGCCAATATGTCCACATTTTTAATggcattttttatagttaacattaagtttttataaatattaatttcctacAGAGGACATTGTAACGCCCTTTTAGGTTAAGTATAACATAtcgtatgttattttataagtttaacaaCATTTGTGCCTAACAATTTCTGAAATGAAGATCAAAGCGAATTTCTCGCCTAAACGGGCCATCGGATAGGCTCCTTTATGATAGGATAACGACTTGATAGGATTTCTAAACATTCAAAAACAAACTTCACCACAAAGTACACCCCAGCGACTACAATTGAATAAACTATGGCAATGAAATTGAGACATGTCTTTCTAAGTAATACATATAGCTGATTAAATAGGTTTTTGTAACATGTGATGAAGAATGTTATATATTCTGTCCTATCTTGAATGTATTCTTACTTTCGCCtttcaatttcatattttgcGTGACTGATGCGTATTGTTCGTTGTATTCTTGTCTATTAACAATTACCAAGACTTaaggttaattaaattaataagcaaataattgattcacttttatttattaaaccataTGAttcatcataatatattaaagcatATGTTTTAgtcgtttatttacatacagtgTCACActataatcatataaaaatggatGTTAAAGGCGTGGTAGGAAAtcctaaaatgtatatttcaacACCCCGTAATTACTTCTgctattcttaaataattttattacaatattatgttgTGTAGAAAATTAGTGATATTTAGTATGTAATGTAtgggaattaaatttatatgcaaCACCTACCGAAACGCTTAATACAATGCGAGcaagaaaattacaaaacaaatctGAACGAGGctacatcaatattttttatgttttgatatacatataaaattgtttactcacactatttttgttaataactatttgtaataattacatattaattaatccaaaaaaatatatatgtatcaatgtttaaaacaaaataatgaatgcTGTAGACattttgtttctgtttcaacattattatcatatgtgatgattcataaaatatatttaaaagtgacGTTGTAAAACTATTGAGTTAACCGTAGAGTTAACCGCTGTTAAGGTCATTGGGTCGCTAAGGGTAAgggaaataaataactaattaaatccTTACGGGAGTATAAATTCCTATCGAAaactatcattttaataaacttaaatatcacatatgttacaaata
Above is a genomic segment from Pieris rapae chromosome Z, ilPieRapa1.1, whole genome shotgun sequence containing:
- the LOC110995458 gene encoding sodium/potassium/calcium exchanger 3; the protein is MANMLIRTKCKFNTAVLIRVLFLGIPFAHYFLFGAIVGEEKITGIEFSSRHLLSIDVHGKNCTPPAILEFPSDGLNRNQRQQGFILLHCVLAIYCFLLLGAVCEHYFVPAIEMICERLHMESDIAGATFMAAASSSPELFINCVGTFVTEGDLGVGAVVGSAVFNVLAVPACCALVAGRVIELDWWSISRDCLMYAVAVLALILTLMDDKVYWHEALLLVLMYTLYILAMVFNDKLGNFVRSGCCYTRKPKLFTEVTPLLFKEKDSLDTENRVTVKNQKINDVEQGTKLTKTCNSTDLESSKIYLWSWPDGMSSTKKFFWVVTWPLCLLLWITIPDCRQHPRLYPLTFMMCVTWIGGVSYIVAWIITIIGDTLNVPDSITGLTILAAGTSLPEAVSSVLVTNHGHGSMGISNSIGSNTFDILLCLGLPWLIKSLFYPCVPGNHWVQLNSSGLSYSAISLLSTLFALYGALALNKFQLDWKVGFTCAGVYLGFLVLAALIELNVLFEVNLPICPHF